The window ACAGGCTGTGAGGATATTTCATGTTGATATTGATGATTTGTGCAATGTCGCTTGGAAAATAATGGGATATTGTTGGCGTATCGCGGGTTGATGATTTACAATCCTCAGAGGTATCAGTGTAACCTCAGGGGTCGTTTGTGGATATTACCTACCGCTTTACGCTGGACACAGGGCAGACGGAGTTATTCTCCCTGCGTTTCAAGCCGGATACGCTTGATGCGGATTGGCCGCTTCCTGACGTGCTGCCGGATTGGGCTCTTTTGCCGTTCCATATTTGCAGCCACTGCCGCTTCGATGTGGATGCAACAGCGTATTGTCCGCTTGCCGCCCGGCTGGTGGACATCATTGCCAGACTCGGCCACCTTATTTCGTATGATTCACTGCTGGTGGAGGTGGAAACGCCTGAGCGGAGCATCAACCAGCGCACCACGGCCCAACGTGGCGTAAGTTCGCTGCTGGGGCTTATCATTCCCACATCTGGCTGCCCCTACACGGCTTTTTTCAAGCCCATGGCGCGTTTTCACCTGCCTTTTGCTTCTCCGGACGAAACCTTCTACAGGGCAGCCTCAATGTTCATGCTTGCCCAGTATTTCATGCATGACAACCCCGAGGCGGTTGACCTGCATATGGAAGGACTGTCGCGCATTTATTCCGATATCGAGATTGTGAACTTTCAACTTGTGAGCAGGTTGCGTGCGGCGACACAGGCGGATTCCTCGGTCAACGCCGTGATCATCCTCGATCTGTTTGCCAAGTCCATGCCCTTTGTGCTGGAAGACAGGCTGGAGGATTTCCGCCATCTTTTCATGCCGTTCCTCAACGGGAAACCGTAAAATCCTGTATTTTTCGCTCTGGCGATTAACTATGAAGGCCCGCCGGATTGCTCCGGCGGGCCTTTTACTTGCAATATGCGTAGCTGGTACAGCCTACATGACGTCGTTGGCGTCCAGCTCGTTGATCTGCTTGTTGATGGCTTCCTGCAGTTCCGGGGGTAGGCCTTCCATCTCCACGTTCAGGAAGCCGCGGACGATGGTTGCGGTTGCTTCATCTTCATCCAGACCGCGTGCCATGAGGTATTCGATCTCTTCCTGAGCGATCTTGCCAACGGCGGCTTCGTGAGAGAGCTCAACGCCGTCGATGGTGGCATCCAGTTCCGGAATGGCATGGATGCGGCCGCCGCCGAGGATGAGGCCCTTGCATTCGAGGTGGCCGCGAGCGGGCACGTTGCTTGCGCCAATGAAACCGCGGTTGATGATGGTGCCGCCGGTGGTCAGGGTGCGGGCGATGATTTCAGCACGGGTGTTGGGCGCGTTCAGCTGGATGCGGTTGCCGGAGTCCACGTAGGAACCTTCCGGAGCCACGATCACGGAGTTGAAGCGTGCAACCGCGCCGGAGCCGTTCAGGGTCAGCGAGGGATACATCTGCAGGTCCTTCACGGGCTTGAGCAGCACGTAGTTGCTCAGGAACACCGCGTCTTCTTCCAGAACGCCTGCGGAACGGGGACGGACGGCGGTGTCTTCGCCCCAGTTGTGAATCATGGTGAAGGTGAGCTTGCCGCCCTTCTTCACGTAGAATTCTGAAATGCCCATGTGAGCGGTTTCCTTGGCGCCGTGAGCCGTTGCACAGCCGGTGATGATGTGCATTTCCGCACCTTCTTCAACCACCACGATGTTGTGCACGTTCTGGGCAAGGCCGGAGTCCTTGATGAACAGGCAGGACTGTACGGGGTCCTTCACCTTGGTGCCAGCCTTGGCGCGGATGAAGTAACCGCCGTGCAGGTTTTCGTAGGCGGTCTTGGTGAACTCGTCCTTGTCCTTGTCCACCAGCTTCCACCAGTATTCGGGCAGGCCGTCGTATTTTTCCAGCGCAGCCTTGATGTCCATGATCTCAAGGCCTTCCTGCTTGGTCTTGCAGTGTACGCCGGAGTGGTTCATGTGCATGAAGGAGCCTGCGCGGTCCTTGCGGTCAACGTCGATGCCCGCGTAGAGGAGGCGTTCCTTGTCCTCGGGGGACAGGGAGGAAAGATCTTCGATGGGAGCGGCGGAACCGCCGTCGAACTTGTATTTCTTCAGGTCGATTTTCTGCATGTTAGTATACCTCCCGGAAGTCGGCGAGGTCGATCTTTTCTCCGCTTTCGGCGCTCAGGCAGCGCAGGCATTCCTTGTAGCCGTGGCGGGAGATGTGGTCGAGAATGTCGCGGGGACGGGCTTCGCAGCACAGCTTGCCGTTATACATGACCTGACCGCGGTCGGCGTTCACATATTCGAGAATGTAACCGGTGTGGGTAATGATGAGGCCGGAGGTCTTGCATGACTGCTTGGCCATCTTCATGGTGCAGGATGCGGGCTGCATGCCATCCAGCAGTTCGCGGGCGGTCTTGCCGATCAGAGACATGTTTTCAAGGTCAACGCCGGACTCGGGTTCGTCGAAGAGTACGAGGTCGGGGCGCTGAGCCATGAGCTGCAGCAACTCGGAACGCTTGATTTCACCACCGGAGAAACCGGAGTTGATGTCGCGGTCGAGGAAGCGGGTGAAGTTTACCTTCTTTGCCAGTCCGTCCACGTCCACAGGGCGGCCCTGACCGCACATCTGTACGAGGTGGCCGGTCTTCAGACCATGAATGGTGGGCGGGCGCTGGAAGGACATGCCGATACCGAGGCGGGCACGTTCGTACATGGGCGCGTGGGTGATGTCCACGCCCTTGAAGAGAATCTGGCCTCCGGTCACGGTGTAGTTACCAAAGCCCATGAGGCTCATGAGCAGAGTGGTCTTGCCGGACCCGTTGGGGCCGAACAGAATGAACGTTTCACCTTCGGAGATCTTCAGATCGATGCCCTTGAGCACCTCAACGTCCCCGATGTTAACGTGTAGATTCTTTATTTCAAGCATGAGAAGTCCCCGTCTTGCGGTATGGAATTACAGACGCCTTTGCGTCTGGACGCACCGTTATGCGGCATGAATCCGGCTAAGTCAATGCAGGTACTTCGAGGTGACCGGATTTCAGGTAATGCATATCCATAATGATACACACACGGCGCGCAGAACGGGCGGCCGTGGTTTGGGCGGATGATGCAGTGGGCGGGGATTGCGGGAGATGGGGGGCGGTTCAGTCTTCCTTGGTCTCGTCGCGGCGGGCAGCCGGAGGAACCAGCGGGTGATGCGGCCGTGTGATGACAGCCTTGTGGGGCGGAGTGCCTTCAGGGATGCGGCAGTAATAGCAATGTCCCTTGCGCCGGAAAAGTGGCAGCAGGATGATGCCGGCCACGAAGCCTCCTGCATGCGCCCACCATGCTATGGTTGCGCCGCCTCCCTGTTGAACCAGGGAGCCGAGTCCGGAAATGACCTGCATGGCGAACCAGATGCCGAGATACAGCAAGGCGGGCAGTTCGAAGAACAGGGGGATGATGACGATGGGA is drawn from Desulfovibrio mangrovi and contains these coding sequences:
- a CDS encoding DUF6901 family protein, coding for MDITYRFTLDTGQTELFSLRFKPDTLDADWPLPDVLPDWALLPFHICSHCRFDVDATAYCPLAARLVDIIARLGHLISYDSLLVEVETPERSINQRTTAQRGVSSLLGLIIPTSGCPYTAFFKPMARFHLPFASPDETFYRAASMFMLAQYFMHDNPEAVDLHMEGLSRIYSDIEIVNFQLVSRLRAATQADSSVNAVIILDLFAKSMPFVLEDRLEDFRHLFMPFLNGKP
- a CDS encoding SufB/SufD family protein, which translates into the protein MQKIDLKKYKFDGGSAAPIEDLSSLSPEDKERLLYAGIDVDRKDRAGSFMHMNHSGVHCKTKQEGLEIMDIKAALEKYDGLPEYWWKLVDKDKDEFTKTAYENLHGGYFIRAKAGTKVKDPVQSCLFIKDSGLAQNVHNIVVVEEGAEMHIITGCATAHGAKETAHMGISEFYVKKGGKLTFTMIHNWGEDTAVRPRSAGVLEEDAVFLSNYVLLKPVKDLQMYPSLTLNGSGAVARFNSVIVAPEGSYVDSGNRIQLNAPNTRAEIIARTLTTGGTIINRGFIGASNVPARGHLECKGLILGGGRIHAIPELDATIDGVELSHEAAVGKIAQEEIEYLMARGLDEDEATATIVRGFLNVEMEGLPPELQEAINKQINELDANDVM
- a CDS encoding ABC transporter ATP-binding protein, which gives rise to MLEIKNLHVNIGDVEVLKGIDLKISEGETFILFGPNGSGKTTLLMSLMGFGNYTVTGGQILFKGVDITHAPMYERARLGIGMSFQRPPTIHGLKTGHLVQMCGQGRPVDVDGLAKKVNFTRFLDRDINSGFSGGEIKRSELLQLMAQRPDLVLFDEPESGVDLENMSLIGKTARELLDGMQPASCTMKMAKQSCKTSGLIITHTGYILEYVNADRGQVMYNGKLCCEARPRDILDHISRHGYKECLRCLSAESGEKIDLADFREVY